From Polynucleobacter sp. MWH-Braz-FAM2G, a single genomic window includes:
- the yihA gene encoding ribosome biogenesis GTP-binding protein YihA/YsxC has translation MSKLFQARFATTVNDTHCLPATPVREVAFAGRSNAGKSSAINVLCNQKRLAFASKTPGRTQHINYFGLFAKDELLAYLVDLPGYGYAAVNHETKYHWNTLLSDYLQERDQLVGMILIVDSRRGITDLDEQMIEWFVPTGKPIHVLLSKCDKLNKSECKHALEAVRKQLQQYDPALPDGNGESKQLTAQLFSSTKRIGLEEADNIVLKWLFEAETKEDEITN, from the coding sequence ATGTCTAAACTCTTTCAAGCCCGATTCGCCACCACCGTCAATGACACCCATTGCCTGCCTGCCACACCCGTGCGTGAGGTGGCCTTTGCTGGGCGTTCAAATGCGGGTAAATCTAGCGCCATAAATGTCCTCTGCAATCAAAAAAGGCTCGCTTTTGCTAGTAAAACCCCTGGGCGTACCCAACATATCAACTATTTTGGCCTTTTTGCCAAAGATGAACTATTAGCCTATTTAGTGGATTTGCCAGGCTACGGCTATGCAGCCGTTAATCATGAGACCAAATACCACTGGAATACCCTCTTGAGTGATTATTTGCAGGAACGGGATCAACTAGTAGGCATGATTCTGATCGTGGATTCTAGGCGCGGTATTACAGATCTAGATGAGCAAATGATTGAGTGGTTTGTGCCTACTGGCAAGCCAATCCATGTTTTGCTCAGTAAATGTGACAAACTCAATAAAAGTGAGTGCAAGCATGCGCTAGAAGCGGTTCGCAAGCAATTGCAACAATATGACCCCGCCCTACCCGATGGTAATGGTGAGTCCAAGCAACTTACGGCACAATTATTTTCAAGCACCAAACGCATTGGACTTGAAGAGGCCGACAATATTGTTCTTAAATGGTTATTTGAAGCAGAGACTAAAGAAGATGAAATCACCAACTAA